One genomic segment of Sphaerodactylus townsendi isolate TG3544 linkage group LG07, MPM_Stown_v2.3, whole genome shotgun sequence includes these proteins:
- the LHFPL2 gene encoding LHFPL tetraspan subfamily member 2 protein, whose protein sequence is MCHVIVTCRSMLWTLLSIVVAFAELIAFMSADWLIGKAKFGSSHNIDNGTGGSLEPYRPTLGIYERCTRIQHVSYSRRDTQCGPYAENFSEIASGFWQATAIFLALGILILCAVALVSVFTMCVQSIMKKSIFNVCGLLQGIAGLFLILGLILYPAGWGCQKAISYCGPYASAYKLGDCSLGWAFYTAIGGTVLTFICAVFSAQAEIATSSDKVQEEIEEGKSLICLL, encoded by the exons ATGTGTCATGTCATTGTCACTTGCCGCTCAATGCTGTGGACACTCCTGAGTATTGTTGTGGCTTTTGCAGAGCTCATAGCCTTCATGAGTGCGGATTGGTTGATTGGCAAGGCAAAATTTGGCAGCTCTCACAACATAGACAATGGGACAGGAGGATCACTGGAGCCATATCGTCCAACTTTGGGGATCTATGAACGTTGTACCAGAATCCAGCATGTGTCATATTCCAGGCGAGACACACAGTGTGGCCCCTATGCGGAGAACTTCAGCGAGATTGCCAGTGGCTTCTGGCAGGCTACTGCTATTTTCCTAGCCCTGGGGATCTTGATACTCTGTGCTGTTGCATTAGTATCTGTCTTCACTATGTGTGTACAGAGTATTATGAAGAAAAGTATTTTTAATGTCTGTGGGCTGCTACAAGGAATTGCAG GTCTCTTCCTTATCCTAGGCTTGATCTTGTACCCCGCtggctggggttgccagaaggCAATAAGCTATTGTGGACCGTATGCTTCTGCTTATAAACTCGGTGATTGTTCCTTGGGCTGGGCCTTCTACACTGCTATAGGTGGCACGGTGCTGACCTTCATCTGTGCTGTTTTCTCTGCCCAAGCTGAAATTGCCACCTCCAGCGACAAAGTACAAGAGGAAATTGAAGAGGGGAAAAGCCTTATTTGTCTTCTTTAA